In the Nicotiana tabacum cultivar K326 chromosome 16, ASM71507v2, whole genome shotgun sequence genome, one interval contains:
- the LOC107767235 gene encoding tetratricopeptide repeat domain-containing protein PYG7, chloroplastic gives MLMIQSTISPPVQKTLLVPSQIGKHGCYLALHGGFGSPSVSFHFPRRPIKRNSVQLQIFARKVESFSLLVPEKDDESSEKLLNGGDITTSKGQVLSLSAFSCGYIFWLTSGQVASASESVRVNMVYEVGELFELGIQLTYLLILLALLGAGSFFVIRQVLVRRELDLSAKELQEQVRSGDASATELFELGAVMLRRKFYPAATKYLLQAVQKWDGDDQDLAQVYNALGVSYVLDEKIDKGIAQFENAVKLQPGYVTAWNNLGDAYEKTKDLTSALRAFEEVLLFDPNNKIARPRRDALKDKVQMYKGVPVKSKKS, from the exons atgctAATGATACAATCCACCATTTCTCCTCCTGTCCAAAAAACACTACTTGTTCCATCTCAAATTGGCAAACATGGCTGTTATCTTGCTTTACATGGCGGATTTGGCTCACCATCAGTTTCTTTTCACTTTCCAAGAAGACCCATCAAGCGAAATTCAGTTCAG CTGCAGATTTTTGCAAGGAAAGTAGAATCATTCTCACTTTTGGTTCCAGAGAAAGATGATG AATCATCAGAGAAGTTGCTGAATGGTGGAGATATTACTACTAGTAAAGGACAGGTTCTTTCTCTATCTGCTTTCTCATGTGGATATATCTTCTGGTTGACATCCGGGCAAGTGGCATCAGCAAGTGAAAGTGTCAGAGTAAACATGGTTTATGAGGTCGGAGAGTTATTCGAATTGGGAATCCAACTTACCTACCTGCTTATACTACTAGCATTGCTTGGGGCTGGAAGCTTCTTTGTGATTCGGCAAGTCCTTGTCCGCAGAGAGCTTGATCTTTCTGCCAAAGAATTGCAA GAGCAAGTTAGAAGCGGTGATGCCAGTGCAACAGAACTTTTTGAACTTGGAGCTGTGATGTTGAGGCGAAAATTCTACCCAGCTGCTACAAAGTACCTGCTTCAGGCAGTACAAAAGTGGGATGGAGATGATCAGGATCTTGCCCAA GTTTACAATGCCCTTGGTGTCAGTTATGTTCTTGATGAGAAAATCGACAAAGGAATTGCTCAGTTTGAGAATGCTGTAAAACTTCAACCAGGTTATGTCACGGCATGGAACAACCTTGGCGATGCGTACGAGAAAACAAAAGACTTAACATCCGCTCTAAGAGCATTTGAAGAGGTCCTCCTTTTTGATCCTAATAATAAAATAGCTCGTCCTAGGCGCGATGCATTGAAGGATAAAGTACAGATGTACAAAGGAGTACCTGTGAAATCTAAGAAGAGTTGA